TCGTAACAAGTTGGGCTGGCTCCAATGTCGGGGACCTGGTTGATGGGTTCGCTCCTTAAGAGAGGGTTTTGGCTCCTAAAGGCTATTTTACtcatttttaccccgttttaagcggtttttgacccggttaagggtcgggatgacccgaatgatttcaaaaagttaaaggaacttttgagagagatttgggagagatttttaatagagagagatagagtgaaaaagattgggagaggcttcttttgtgacctttttgagtaccTGGCTTTGCAACGCAAGGTCCATAAGCCcctttaagccatgtttaaggatcttacacactcccgatgagtatgcaacattgttttatcggtttggttcgttacttaccacagttttaggttaaggagatctagatatacgaacttttcaattgatgatttctcattagaatagcgagttgtatagtaattacctaacgtaagccctagtacacaagggttaattgagtcaattggtttgacttgttgactttagttgactttgacttgaccgaaaattgacaaTTGCCACACTTGTACAcctggttcatcagatccatgaatgcagCTAGTGCATTGGTCAAACCAAATGGCATTACTagaaactcataatgaccatacctagtTTGAAAGGTTGTCTCTGACACATCTTCTTCCATGACTTTCAATTGGTGATACCCCAACCGCAAATCAGTCTTTGAGAAGAAACTTGCCCCCTGGAGTTGATCAAACAGAACATCAATTCTCGGTAAAGGATACCGATTCTTTATAGTCACCTTGTTTAActccctgtagtcaatgcacattcgcATTGTcacatccttcttcttaacaaacaatacTGGTGCACCCCACGGTGAGGTACTGGGCCGAATAGAACCCTTGTCGAGCAGATCTTGCAACTAAGCCATCAACTCCTTCATTTCGGTTGGTGCTAACCGATGGGGCGCACTAGCTATTGGTGCTACTCCTGTGGTAAGATCGATTCGAAACCAACTTGCCTATCCGGTGGCAAGCTAGTTAGGTCATCAGGGAACACATCTTGGAACTCCCGTACAACTGGTATATGTGCTATTTCAGGCTTGTCCTGCTTGCTATCGAGAACATATGGCCAATAACTTTGACACCCTTTCTTTAGATAACGAGTTGCCTTATTCACTGATATCAAAATAGAGTCCTTAACTCGCCGATCACCATAAATATTTACCATTCCTTTTTCTGACACCTAAACTTGAACAATCCTATTTTCACAATCTATGATCGCTTGGTTTGCCAACAACCAATCCATCCATATAACGATATCAAAATCACCTAGGGCTATAAGCAATAATTTTAACGATACTACACCACCTTCTATTTCGATAGAGCAATCATCATATTCCTCTCTTACTACTACCCAATGATCGTCAACAGTTTCAATTTCTAAGGCATGTTCTAGAGTCTTTGCATTTCTACCCATGTTTTTGCAAAAAGTAGTAGACACAAAAGATCTATTTACACTAGAATCAAATAATACCCTAGCATGAATTGAGTTTACTAGGAAAGTACCTGTCACCACATTCGGGGTCTCCTGAGCCTCCTGAGCCGTCATGCGAAAAGCTCTAGCTTTTAGTCTACCAATGTCAGCCTTTTTATCCGCTGACCAATTGTCTGTTATCCTACCTTGATTGTTGTTACCTTTATTCTGGGGACATTCCGACTTAATGTGGTTAGGGGATCCACACCCGTAACATACCCTTCCTGTCTTACATTTTGTGGCTATGTGCCCTggcttcccacacttgtagcaaactTTTTGATTCATGTTACACTCCCCCTTATGATAACGGTTGCATTTCGGACATTGCTTTACTCCGGACCCTTGATCAGTCTTGCGTTCTTAACCTGAAGTCTTGCTTTTCTTGGAATCATTATTCATACCATCCCATTTTCGTTTCCTTAGAGCCCTATCTTCACCTTGACGATTCTTCTCACGTTCGCTAGCTTTTGTAGCATATACAGCAGACCGGAAAGTACCCGGTTTATGAATTTGCACAAATTCACGGATAGTTGTTCTCAATCCCCAAATATAGCATTCCACCCTTCTTTCTACTGTAGATACGTAAAATTCGGCAAACTTAGCCTTCTCCATGAACTTTGTGGTTTACTCCCTCACAGTCATATTCCCCTGTTCCAACCTCAAGAATTCTTCCTCTAACTGCTTAACCGCTGTTCGCGGGCAAAACTTTTCTTTAAAGATTATTAgaaactcatcccatgacatgtTCTTAGCCGCCTCACGCCCCCTGCCTTCCTTCACCATGCCCCACCAATGTATTGCTTCCCCTTTTAGAATTGTCGCAACATAAATCACCTTATCCTCATCAGCACACTTTCTAGTATCAAAtgttccctcaatctccataatccatgttgatgacAAAACAAGATCAATTTTGCTGTTAAAAACGGGTGGCTTACAATTCATGAACGTATTGATTGTGGTTTTCATGATGCCTTAAGGGTTGTGCAATACTTGGTTCCTGATTCATAATTGGTGTACTGTACTCATAGTCTTCTTCACCTCCACCCAAGTTACCTTCATACTCACCCATTATAGCTTCTCATGCCTGAGCAACTACATTGGGCAAAGTGGCTTGAATTGCCCAAGCAATCTCATCATCCAAATCTTCTCTGGTGATCGTGTTTGCCGTACGACCCCCTTCCGCGACCTCGACCTTGACCGCGGTGGGATCCGGAGCTGACATGGGCTGATTGTATAGGTATCGGTGTTGTAACAGCTCCTCGGCCTCTTCATCTACCCCTACCTCTTCCTTGGCCTCATTCACGACTAGCATTTGGGATCAGTGGGGTTTCTGGTATATCTCCTGGTGCTCTAACATAAGCTCCAATTGGGATGCGTTCTTCCTCCAGGTGACCCTAGTGAACCTCCCAGATGTTCGTGAAGACATATTAACTACATATTTATGTTATAAGTATAACAAACATAAATTTTATTCCAAATTAACAAAACTTCAAAAAGAGACATATGTCTTGTTCACATCAAGTCACTTAAGCCAACAACCAagagaaataaaaaaaacaaatcattGCACTCCTACTTTCTACTTTTTAAACATGATGTCATCATATTTCAATATTCGATTTCCCTCCTTCAAGTACTTCCTTATCTTTTTAGCTTTTCGATCTCCAGGACCACTTTGAATGACCAACACCTTAGCATGAGGTGGGTTTCTTCCAACCACCTTATCTAGGAATCCATAAGTCACGGCCTTGGCTTGTTTTGCCTGAGCCACAAACCCTTCCCACAACTTAGTGATAGTGGGTTTCCTTAGCTCCAACACCTCctgttccaaccttcgtatcttGCGCTTACTTTTCTCAGCAACCTCAACCCGTATTTAGTTCTCCTGTATGATCTATGACCTATGCTCATCTATCTCTTCAATCTTTCTTTTCAAATTATGAATCTCGAGCTGTGCCTGTGGCATTTCATCTTTATAAAGTCGCTCCCAATAGGTACCAGGACTAGTTGGCGTATACTCCACATAGGGCATATGGAACGTTTCGTATCACTGTTCCACATGGTACTCCATGTGATTTCCATCGGGTTCCTCATCGGGGTCTTCTTTGGGTTCCTTATCAGGGTCTTCTTCGGGCTCCTCCTCCGGATCTTCGTCGGGTTCCACCTCAGATTCTACATCCTCGTCTTCTTCATCCCGCTCAGAGAGGTTGAGTGGAGTCGTTGGTTCCAGGCTGCCTTCCGAATCAGAGAGCTCTAACTTGACTTTCAACTTCTCGCGACGAAGTAGCCCACTCGTACCCTCACCTGACACCCCACTATCGACGATTGCCTTTCCACGATCCATAATACCTACAAACGAGACGCAGTCCAAATTAGGCGATGTACCGCTCCTCCCGTTTAAGCTTAGGCATTTAAACAATGACTAATCCGCTTGAAcatcgctctgataccaacttggaaCGCCCCAAAAATTCAAATACAAATATTAACTTAACATGGTcacaaaacttctaaaattcaaaaattcaaataCTAGTatcattattaataataattgcGGAAGCGAATAGAAATTTAAATAAGCAATTGGTGCATTACGTTCTCCTCAAGGCTTGTCACCATCTTCAAGTCTGGGCTTTATCCTTCCCATTCCCGCAACCACTCGCTACGTTATTTCCTGGGTTGCGTGCATTAAAAGATTCTAATGGGTAAGCCTagggcctagtgagttcgtggttttcatgcatattgacgtcaataaaataaaaacaatgcAACAATCAATCAAATAtaattttcttcatttctttccATCCTTGGTGACACATTAGGGAACTACTGTCATTTCCAGGAAACAAGTCCCTCCGTCGGGCACAACAAATATGCTTACGGCTAATTAATCAGAGCATAAGCTATCCGCTGCGTACAGACACCCTCTACGTCGGCTAATAATAAGATTGTGTAGTTAATACACATGTTCCCTATTTATATGTCACCCACCATTTTCACCCTTTTACATGTAATAGTTCATAAAATCTACACgaatattcatatcaataatAACGATAAACATGTAATTTGGAAATAAATTAGAATCAACTTTCATGGAAGCAACCACAAAATTCACACGAAACTCGCCTTGTTGGCGTTAGGTCTTAATTGAATCTTGTCACGTTATTCGTACCCTACATTCCACAATAAAATTTCCTAAATCTTGTCACGCTATTCGTACCCTACATTCCACAATAAATTTTCCTAAGGCAACATTCCTAGGAAAAAAAATCCTATCTGTGCTCATTTTGGTTCAACTAGTTAGATATCTCATTCGGCCAAATAACAGTCATTCACTTACGTTAATTATGATGTTCGTTATAAAATTTTcagttttaaattttaatattcaaAGTTCAAAGcattcaaatcttttaaatacaaAACtaaataaaaccaataataataaGAGAGGGATCAATCAATTTATTAAAACTGTAGGGACCATCTTGTAAAATTTATTTCCAATCCAAAAGtaatcatttttaaaataaactaTTAAGTTATCAATActccagggaccatttatgtaacttAAAAGTTTGAACTCGTAAACAGAGAATTTTATAATGGAAATTTAATTTAGTGGGAGAAACTAAGGCATTCttttgcaaaaaaaataaaaataaaaaataaaaataaaataaaaataaatcgtGTACCTCTTAAAAGGAATGTGCCAGCTTTTTGACAACCATATATTTAGagtttaatttttttcattttattttatttataataaacatTGTTATACAGCCTTCCATCCGGACCCGATTTTTACCTTCTTCGTTACCCGAAAATATCTACAATTTTCTGTCATTTCTAAGTGCTGAAAGCTCCCATTTTTGTGATCAATTACCCCCATTAGTTcctataaaataattatttcatATCTCCACCTTTTCCAACATAAATCCATACTTTTAAGTAAGAGATTAACCCAAAATTCTGAAAATTAAATATCAAGATAACATTTTGGGTTTTCTTCAAATTCATATACTTTATGGCCGAATCAGAAGCTTACTGTTGAACCAAAACATGTAATGCACGATATAAACATACTCAAACAACCTTATCGAGCTTAAATTAGAGATCATATCTCAATTGCCAAAAAAAACTCtgaaaatcctcaagaacttctagTTCCTACTTCTTCTTCGATTCTCAGTCGATTTCCAAAATTCTTATGGGGTTTTCACTCGATTTTTCGTGTTATATATAatgcctaagtccataactgaGGAACCCCTTTCATATGCTCGAATTTACAGCCCTATTGAAGATGACAATTTTTGCCATTAATCTCCATAATTCTTTACTAATGACCTCATTATTCCTTGAATTATTCATTTTATGATAATGATAAAATCtaattacatatatatttttACCTCTTAAATTTAAGTTATCACAGGTGATTCCAAG
The genomic region above belongs to Lactuca sativa cultivar Salinas chromosome 4, Lsat_Salinas_v11, whole genome shotgun sequence and contains:
- the LOC111911722 gene encoding uncharacterized protein LOC111911722, translated to MNQKVCYKCGKPGHIATKCKTGRVCYGCGSPNHIKSECPQNKGNNNQGRITDNWSADKKADIGRLKARAFRMTAQEAQETPNVVTGTFLVNSIHARVLFDSSVNRSFVSTTFCKNMGRNAKTLEHALEIETVDDHWVVVREEYDDCSIEIEGGVVSLKLLLIALGDFDIVIWMDWLLANQAIIDCENRIVQV